One genomic region from Clostridium saccharobutylicum DSM 13864 encodes:
- a CDS encoding galactose ABC transporter substrate-binding protein, giving the protein MRIFNKMLTIIIASIVMTTMFSIYSSNLTNANSQVVEGKPVSVAVLFYRFNNEPYVSLLRQNFEEIQIENKDKVKFTFYDGEDNQAIQNRSIDKLLESRDADIIFLDLVDTKNVQEIINKIKENNIPVVIFHREPLNIESVKSYNKAFYVGGNPEEAGRLEGKIIIDAWNKEKEIIDRNGDNIMQYVMLFGERDNLDAIGRTRYSLSAIHDAGINTEEIALKVCNWDENLAENTIKTIFLQQGNKIETIISNNDSMAIGAIKALQKYGYNEGDKVKTIPVVGVDAIPQAQEFIKKGYMAGSVLQDATAMVKAVYTIGMNLVHDRLPLDGTVYKVDDTGVAIRIPYKEYTDNLL; this is encoded by the coding sequence ATGAGAATATTTAATAAAATGCTAACAATTATTATAGCTTCAATTGTAATGACTACAATGTTTTCAATTTACAGCTCAAATTTGACTAATGCTAATTCACAAGTCGTTGAAGGAAAACCTGTAAGTGTAGCCGTTTTGTTTTATAGATTTAATAATGAACCGTATGTTTCCTTATTAAGACAAAATTTTGAAGAAATTCAAATAGAAAATAAAGATAAAGTGAAATTTACTTTTTATGATGGCGAAGATAATCAAGCTATACAAAATAGAAGTATCGATAAATTACTTGAAAGCAGAGATGCGGACATTATCTTCTTAGATTTAGTTGATACAAAAAATGTTCAAGAAATTATTAATAAAATTAAAGAAAACAATATTCCAGTAGTTATTTTTCATAGGGAACCATTAAATATTGAATCTGTTAAATCCTATAATAAGGCTTTTTATGTAGGTGGAAATCCAGAGGAAGCTGGCAGATTGGAAGGGAAAATTATTATAGATGCATGGAATAAGGAAAAAGAAATTATAGATAGAAATGGTGATAATATAATGCAATATGTTATGTTATTTGGAGAACGTGATAATTTAGATGCAATTGGAAGAACTAGATATTCATTATCAGCAATTCATGATGCAGGAATAAACACAGAGGAAATTGCGTTGAAAGTTTGCAATTGGGATGAAAATTTAGCTGAAAATACTATTAAGACAATATTTTTGCAACAAGGAAATAAAATAGAAACAATAATTTCGAATAATGATTCAATGGCAATAGGAGCAATTAAAGCATTGCAAAAGTATGGATATAATGAAGGAGATAAAGTGAAAACTATACCAGTTGTTGGAGTTGATGCAATACCACAAGCACAAGAATTTATAAAAAAAGGATATATGGCAGGTTCAGTTCTTCAGGATGCTACGGCTATGGTTAAAGCAGTTTATACAATTGGTATGAACTTAGTTCATGATAGACTTCCACTTGATGGGACTGTATATAAAGTTGATGATACAGGAGTTGCAATTAGAATTCCTTACAAAGAATATACAGATAATTTATTATAA
- a CDS encoding methyl-accepting chemotaxis protein, whose protein sequence is MRFLFSSKNEDESNKNIKLEDKFKVKEETNLSEEIYPITYSINYLKNRTYDLIKEESSTTNEIKKIEESFIGVKNKAKEINISVSSFNEHFNDIKVVSDEFSNRMNNILKCVEESQKKVMNLKDSSKSVEESFKIIENTFEQFKKSYVTIKEYTTSIIDIADQTNLLALNASIEAARAGEQGKGFAVVAEEVKDLSGEIKELVNGVNTSMDNVENDTKQLNISLQNSQSALNESYENVNDTEEIFDEIKVNVNGVSDINEKISNAINNSNLEIKNISNNIEHSTKYYDRVTSDINNLNTQLTHKGIIFEDINNFLEQMNPLINSIVEKHE, encoded by the coding sequence ATGCGTTTCTTATTTAGTAGTAAAAATGAAGATGAAAGCAATAAAAATATTAAGTTGGAAGATAAATTTAAAGTAAAAGAAGAAACTAATTTAAGCGAAGAAATTTATCCGATTACATATTCTATTAACTATTTAAAGAATAGAACTTATGATTTAATAAAGGAAGAAAGCAGTACAACAAATGAAATAAAAAAAATAGAAGAATCATTTATAGGAGTGAAAAATAAAGCTAAAGAAATAAATATATCTGTATCAAGTTTTAATGAACATTTTAATGATATAAAAGTTGTTTCAGATGAATTCAGTAATAGAATGAATAATATATTAAAATGTGTAGAAGAATCACAAAAGAAAGTTATGAATTTAAAAGATAGTTCTAAATCAGTAGAGGAAAGTTTTAAAATTATTGAAAATACATTTGAACAATTTAAAAAATCATACGTAACAATAAAAGAGTATACAACAAGCATTATTGATATAGCTGATCAAACGAATTTATTAGCTTTAAATGCATCTATAGAGGCAGCAAGAGCAGGTGAGCAAGGAAAAGGATTTGCAGTTGTTGCAGAAGAAGTGAAGGATTTATCAGGTGAAATTAAGGAACTGGTAAATGGTGTTAATACAAGTATGGATAATGTTGAGAATGATACCAAGCAGCTAAATATATCTCTTCAAAATTCACAGAGTGCATTAAATGAAAGTTATGAAAATGTAAATGATACAGAAGAGATTTTTGATGAAATAAAAGTAAATGTAAATGGCGTTAGTGATATTAATGAAAAAATTTCGAATGCTATAAATAATTCTAATTTAGAAATAAAAAATATAAGTAATAATATAGAACATTCAACTAAATACTATGATAGAGTAACATCTGATATTAACAATCTAAATACTCAACTTACTCACAAGGGAATAATTTTTGAGGATATTAATAATTTCCTAGAACAGATGAATCCATTGATAAATAGCATAGTAGAAAAACATGAATAG
- a CDS encoding beta-class carbonic anhydrase encodes MSRLEEILEYNEKFVSENEYEQYVTSKNPKKKMAILSCMDARLTELLPKAMNIKNGDAKIIKDAGATVMHPFGGVTRSIIVAIYEFGAEDVFVVGHHGCGMSNLDTKSIVNKMIERGIDKETISMLNNAGIDVEGWLHGFESVEDSIRESVRAIKNHPLIPKDIRVHGLIMDSETGKIDIVINGDEVH; translated from the coding sequence ATGAGTAGGTTAGAAGAAATACTAGAATATAATGAAAAGTTTGTAAGTGAAAATGAATATGAGCAATATGTTACAAGCAAAAATCCTAAGAAAAAAATGGCTATATTATCTTGCATGGATGCAAGATTAACAGAATTATTACCAAAGGCTATGAATATAAAAAATGGTGATGCTAAGATAATAAAAGATGCTGGTGCAACTGTTATGCATCCTTTTGGAGGAGTTACAAGAAGTATAATAGTAGCAATATACGAATTTGGAGCAGAAGATGTATTTGTAGTAGGACATCATGGTTGCGGAATGAGTAATTTAGATACAAAAAGCATAGTGAACAAAATGATAGAGAGAGGTATAGATAAAGAAACTATATCAATGTTAAATAATGCAGGTATTGATGTTGAAGGATGGCTTCATGGATTTGAATCAGTTGAAGATTCAATAAGAGAAAGTGTGAGAGCAATAAAGAATCATCCGCTAATTCCTAAAGATATAAGAGTACATGGATTAATAATGGATTCAGAAACAGGAAAAATAGATATAGTAATAAATGGAGATGAGGTACATTAA
- a CDS encoding FIST signal transduction protein — MRDYIGIGLSDDIKESVEQATDGLMHPKVIFVFAEYSKFEEAICLMQEKYPNTPIVGTTGYCFANKNIIRNNIVIWAINEGIDVEVGVLENISKFPIKDIKSLEENIGKINAGNDNTVCIEFCTGAEEKIVSTINSAISKKNIPLIGGTSQGANDKGIKCVSLNGKVYLDTCVYALIKNLNGKIKTYSENIYKEKSGNFIATKVDVQNRRILELNGKKAGQVYCETLGITKNQINDCVLTNPLARVIGKEDFVIAIKLVDDEDSLNCYKRVNQNDVLNILELQNYKKAIQNTLDRIKADFANISFIFSIDCIYRFLLFESMNFTKEYCNIMGSIGQHIGIVGEGEQYINQHVNQTMICVVFE, encoded by the coding sequence GTGAGAGATTATATTGGAATAGGACTTAGTGATGATATAAAAGAATCAGTAGAACAAGCTACAGATGGACTTATGCATCCTAAAGTAATTTTTGTTTTTGCAGAGTATAGTAAATTTGAAGAAGCTATATGTTTAATGCAAGAAAAGTATCCTAACACTCCCATTGTAGGGACAACAGGTTATTGTTTTGCGAATAAAAATATAATAAGAAACAATATTGTTATATGGGCAATAAATGAGGGAATAGATGTTGAAGTGGGTGTTCTGGAAAATATTTCAAAGTTTCCAATAAAGGATATTAAATCTTTGGAAGAAAATATAGGAAAAATCAATGCGGGAAATGATAATACAGTTTGCATAGAATTTTGTACTGGAGCTGAAGAAAAGATAGTATCAACAATTAATTCAGCAATAAGCAAAAAGAATATACCTTTAATTGGAGGGACGTCACAAGGCGCTAATGATAAAGGAATCAAATGCGTATCATTAAATGGAAAGGTTTATTTAGATACATGTGTATATGCATTAATAAAGAATCTAAATGGCAAAATAAAAACTTATAGTGAAAATATTTATAAAGAAAAAAGCGGAAATTTTATTGCAACTAAAGTTGATGTTCAAAATAGAAGAATTTTAGAGTTAAATGGAAAAAAAGCAGGACAAGTTTACTGCGAAACTTTAGGAATTACAAAGAATCAAATAAATGATTGTGTACTTACTAATCCTCTGGCAAGAGTGATTGGAAAAGAGGATTTTGTAATTGCTATTAAGTTAGTAGATGATGAAGATTCATTAAATTGTTATAAGCGAGTAAATCAAAATGATGTTTTAAATATATTAGAATTACAGAATTATAAAAAAGCCATACAGAATACATTGGATAGAATAAAAGCAGATTTTGCTAATATTTCTTTCATATTTTCAATAGATTGCATATATAGATTTTTGTTATTTGAAAGCATGAATTTTACAAAGGAATATTGTAATATTATGGGATCAATAGGGCAGCATATAGGAATTGTTGGTGAAGGAGAGCAATATATTAATCAACATGTCAATCAAACAATGATATGTGTTGTTTTTGAGTAG
- the speD gene encoding adenosylmethionine decarboxylase, protein MMLGLENKLKLYGFNNLTKTLSFNIYDVCYAKSEREQKDYIAYIDEQYNSERLTNILCDVTDIIGAHVLNISKQDYDPQGASVTILISEETLAVKEIDPSCNKGQIDILKTRDTVVAHLDKSHVTVHTYPEYHPDNSIATFRVDIDVSTCGEISPLNALNYLIGSFDSDIITIDYRVRGFTRDVDGKKLFIDHKITSIQDYIDEGTLKKYDAMDINVYQSNIFHTKMLIKEIELQNYLFNRDVYEIKPKQRLEIENNLRKEMIEIFSGTNIY, encoded by the coding sequence GTGATGTTAGGGTTGGAAAACAAGCTGAAGTTATACGGCTTTAACAACCTCACAAAGACACTTAGCTTTAACATCTATGATGTATGCTATGCAAAAAGTGAGCGAGAGCAAAAGGACTATATTGCTTATATTGATGAGCAATACAATTCAGAAAGACTTACAAATATTCTGTGTGATGTAACGGATATTATTGGTGCACATGTACTAAATATTTCAAAACAGGATTATGATCCACAAGGAGCTAGTGTAACTATTTTAATATCAGAAGAAACCTTAGCAGTTAAAGAAATAGATCCATCTTGTAATAAAGGTCAAATTGATATTTTGAAAACTAGGGATACTGTTGTAGCACATTTAGATAAAAGTCATGTAACAGTTCATACTTATCCAGAATATCATCCAGATAACTCAATTGCTACTTTTCGTGTGGATATTGATGTATCCACTTGTGGAGAAATCTCTCCTTTAAATGCATTAAACTACCTTATAGGAAGTTTTGATTCAGATATAATAACCATAGACTATCGTGTTAGGGGATTTACTCGCGATGTTGATGGTAAGAAATTATTTATAGATCATAAGATAACATCAATACAAGATTATATTGATGAGGGTACATTAAAGAAATATGATGCTATGGATATAAATGTATATCAATCAAACATATTTCATACTAAAATGTTAATAAAAGAAATTGAACTTCAAAATTATCTTTTCAATAGAGATGTTTATGAAATTAAGCCTAAACAAAGACTTGAAATCGAAAATAATTTAAGAAAAGAAATGATTGAGATTTTCAGTGGAACAAATATATATTAA
- a CDS encoding DUF3892 domain-containing protein, which produces MEGQTLNNSNISSGDLKSNITTLPNNINIENATNNNNTKESITALVKHGGEVVGYELSNGQKISKEQGVQLARNDGINGVTVAISRKGEEYLRSLPDQDENNNLKSLPIINE; this is translated from the coding sequence ATGGAAGGGCAAACTTTAAATAATTCAAATATTAGTTCTGGAGATTTAAAATCTAATATTACTACATTACCAAATAACATTAATATAGAAAATGCAACTAATAACAACAATACAAAAGAATCAATAACAGCTTTAGTTAAACATGGTGGAGAAGTAGTAGGATACGAGTTATCAAATGGACAAAAGATTTCTAAAGAACAAGGTGTTCAATTAGCTAGAAATGATGGAATAAATGGTGTGACTGTAGCGATTTCTAGAAAAGGTGAAGAGTATTTGAGGAGTTTACCAGATCAAGATGAAAATAATAATTTAAAATCATTGCCAATAATAAATGAATAA
- a CDS encoding saccharopine dehydrogenase family protein, producing MGKALIIGAGGVASVAIHKCCQNSEVFEEICIASRTLSKCDAIKSSLEGKTKTKIQTAQVDADNVPELVALINKFKPEVVINLALPYQDLTIMDACLETKVHYIDTANYEPLDTAKFEYKWQWAYREKFEKAGITALLGTGFDPGVTGVFSAYAQKHYFDEINYIDILDANAGDHGYPFATNFNPEINIREITANGSYWENGKWIETEPLEIKRVYDFPEIGPKDMYLLHHEELESLGLNIKGIKRIRFWMTFSQKYITHLNVLENVGMTSIEPIEFEGKQIVPLQFLKAVLPDPASLGPRTKGKTNIGCIFQGKKDGKDKTYYVYNVCDHEECYKEVGSQAISYTTGVPAMIGASLVMKGLWKKPGVYNVEEFDPDPFMEELNKWGLPWKESFDPTLVE from the coding sequence ATGGGAAAAGCTTTAATTATTGGTGCTGGCGGTGTTGCTAGTGTTGCTATTCACAAGTGTTGTCAAAATTCAGAAGTATTTGAGGAGATTTGTATAGCTAGTAGAACTTTATCAAAATGTGATGCTATAAAATCGTCACTAGAAGGAAAGACTAAAACTAAAATACAAACAGCTCAAGTAGATGCTGATAATGTTCCAGAATTAGTAGCACTTATTAATAAATTTAAACCAGAAGTTGTAATAAATCTTGCACTTCCTTATCAAGATTTAACAATTATGGATGCTTGTTTAGAAACAAAGGTTCATTATATAGATACAGCTAACTATGAACCACTTGATACAGCTAAATTTGAATATAAATGGCAATGGGCATATAGAGAAAAGTTTGAGAAAGCAGGAATAACTGCATTACTTGGTACTGGTTTTGATCCAGGTGTTACAGGAGTATTTAGTGCTTATGCTCAAAAACATTATTTTGATGAAATAAACTATATAGATATATTAGATGCTAATGCAGGTGATCATGGATATCCTTTTGCAACTAATTTCAATCCAGAAATTAATATACGTGAAATCACAGCTAATGGTAGCTATTGGGAAAATGGAAAATGGATAGAAACAGAACCTCTTGAAATAAAGAGAGTTTATGATTTCCCTGAAATAGGACCAAAAGATATGTACTTACTTCACCATGAAGAGTTAGAATCTTTAGGCTTAAACATTAAAGGAATTAAGAGAATCAGATTCTGGATGACATTCTCACAAAAATATATAACACATTTGAATGTGCTTGAAAATGTTGGAATGACTTCAATTGAACCAATTGAATTTGAAGGAAAGCAAATAGTTCCTCTACAATTCCTAAAAGCAGTTTTACCAGATCCAGCATCACTTGGTCCAAGAACAAAGGGTAAAACTAATATAGGATGCATATTCCAAGGTAAGAAAGATGGAAAAGATAAAACTTACTATGTATACAATGTTTGTGACCATGAAGAATGTTATAAAGAAGTTGGTTCTCAAGCAATATCATATACAACAGGTGTTCCAGCTATGATTGGAGCAAGTTTAGTAATGAAAGGTTTGTGGAAAAAGCCAGGAGTATATAATGTAGAAGAGTTTGATCCAGATCCATTCATGGAAGAATTAAATAAATGGGGATTACCATGGAAAGAAAGCTTTGATCCAACTTTAGTTGAATAA
- a CDS encoding aminotransferase class I/II-fold pyridoxal phosphate-dependent enzyme, producing MIDRESQSKAPIYEALMEYKKARVVPFDVPGHKQGRGNAMLREFLGEQCLSVDVNSMKPLDNLCHPVSVIKEAEELAAEAFGSKHAFLMVNGTSSAVQAMVMSVCKKGEKIIMPRNVHRSAINALVISGAIPVYINPGINKKLGIPLGMSVDDVKKAIKENPDAKAVLVNNPTYYGICSNLKEITKLAHENGMYVLVDEAHGTHFYFGENMPMSAVEAGADMAAISMHKTGGSLTQSSFLLLNCDLNEGYVRQIINLTQTTSGSYLLMSSLDLARRDLVLNGDKIFKKVIELAEYARGEINKIGGYYAFSKELIDGDAIYDFDVTKLSIFTRDIGLAGIEVYDLLRDEYGIQIEFGDIGNILAIISVGDRNLAIERLISSLSEIKRLHSKDKAGMFDHEYINPEVVLTPQEAFYSPKKSVPMNESDKEICAEFVMCYPPGIPILAPGERITKEILDYIDYAKEKGCFLTGTEDIKIENINIVDSVNS from the coding sequence ATGATAGATAGAGAATCCCAATCAAAGGCACCTATTTATGAAGCATTAATGGAATATAAAAAAGCCAGAGTTGTTCCATTTGATGTACCAGGTCATAAACAAGGACGAGGAAATGCTATGCTTAGAGAATTTTTGGGCGAACAATGTCTTTCAGTAGATGTAAATTCAATGAAACCACTTGATAACCTTTGCCATCCAGTATCAGTTATAAAAGAAGCAGAAGAGCTTGCAGCAGAGGCTTTTGGTTCTAAGCATGCATTTTTGATGGTTAATGGAACAAGTTCAGCAGTTCAAGCGATGGTTATGAGCGTATGTAAAAAAGGTGAAAAGATTATAATGCCACGTAATGTTCATAGAAGTGCTATTAATGCATTGGTAATTAGTGGTGCAATACCAGTTTATATAAACCCAGGCATAAATAAAAAACTTGGAATACCGCTTGGAATGTCAGTTGACGATGTTAAAAAAGCAATTAAAGAAAATCCAGATGCAAAAGCTGTACTTGTGAATAATCCAACTTATTACGGAATTTGTTCTAATTTAAAAGAAATTACTAAATTAGCACATGAAAATGGAATGTATGTGTTGGTAGATGAAGCTCATGGAACACACTTTTATTTTGGAGAAAATATGCCAATGTCAGCTGTAGAAGCAGGAGCTGATATGGCAGCAATTAGTATGCATAAGACAGGAGGATCTTTAACTCAAAGTTCTTTCTTATTATTAAATTGTGATTTAAATGAAGGATATGTAAGACAAATAATTAATTTAACACAAACAACAAGTGGATCATATCTTTTAATGTCATCACTTGATTTAGCTAGAAGAGACCTTGTTCTTAATGGAGATAAGATATTTAAGAAAGTAATAGAGCTTGCAGAGTATGCAAGAGGTGAAATAAATAAGATAGGCGGATACTATGCATTTTCAAAAGAACTTATTGATGGTGATGCAATATATGATTTTGATGTGACTAAATTATCTATATTTACTAGAGATATAGGACTTGCGGGAATTGAAGTGTATGATCTTTTAAGAGATGAATATGGAATACAAATAGAATTTGGTGATATAGGAAATATTCTTGCAATTATTTCTGTTGGTGATCGTAACCTTGCAATTGAAAGATTAATATCTTCATTGTCAGAAATTAAGAGACTACATTCAAAAGATAAAGCAGGAATGTTTGATCATGAATATATAAATCCAGAAGTAGTACTTACGCCTCAAGAAGCATTTTATTCACCAAAGAAATCTGTACCAATGAATGAAAGTGATAAAGAAATATGTGCTGAATTTGTAATGTGCTATCCACCAGGAATACCAATTCTAGCTCCAGGAGAAAGAATTACTAAGGAAATTTTAGATTATATAGATTATGCAAAAGAAAAAGGATGTTTTTTAACTGGAACAGAGGATATTAAAATTGAAAATATTAATATAGTTGATTCAGTTAATAGTTAA
- the speE gene encoding polyamine aminopropyltransferase — protein sequence MELWYTEQHTENVRFSIKVEKEIHTEQTEFQRIDVLEAKEFGKFFTLDGLMMVTEKDEFIYHDMIVHVPMATNPNIKKVLVIGAGDGGTIRELTRYKTIEKIDMVEIDERVVEVCKEYFPQTACKLDDPRVNIFFEDGLRFVRNKENEYDLIIVDSTDPFGPGEGLFTKEFYGNCYKALKEDGILVNQHESPYYDFHARAMKDAHKKIVGFFPVIRVYQAHIPTYPSGHWLFGFASKKYDPIKDLDADAWNKLGIKTKYYNTDLHVGCFALPNYVLEMLEN from the coding sequence ATGGAATTATGGTATACAGAACAGCATACAGAAAATGTTCGATTTTCAATTAAAGTTGAAAAGGAAATACACACTGAACAAACTGAATTTCAAAGAATAGATGTTTTGGAAGCAAAAGAGTTCGGAAAATTTTTTACATTAGATGGATTAATGATGGTAACAGAAAAAGATGAATTTATTTATCATGATATGATAGTTCATGTTCCAATGGCAACTAACCCTAATATAAAAAAGGTTCTAGTTATAGGTGCTGGAGATGGTGGAACTATAAGAGAACTTACAAGATATAAGACAATAGAGAAAATCGATATGGTTGAAATCGATGAAAGAGTTGTTGAAGTATGTAAGGAATATTTCCCACAAACAGCATGTAAACTTGATGATCCAAGAGTTAATATATTTTTTGAAGATGGTTTGAGATTTGTGCGTAATAAGGAAAATGAATATGACTTAATAATAGTAGACTCAACAGATCCATTTGGACCAGGAGAAGGATTATTTACTAAGGAGTTTTATGGCAATTGTTATAAAGCGCTAAAAGAAGATGGAATTTTAGTTAATCAACATGAAAGTCCATATTATGATTTTCATGCAAGAGCAATGAAAGATGCGCATAAGAAAATAGTAGGTTTCTTTCCTGTTATTAGGGTATATCAAGCGCATATTCCAACTTATCCATCAGGACATTGGTTATTTGGATTTGCTTCAAAAAAATATGATCCAATAAAAGATTTAGATGCAGATGCATGGAATAAATTAGGTATAAAAACAAAATACTATAATACAGACCTTCATGTAGGATGTTTTGCTTTACCTAATTATGTATTGGAAATGTTAGAAAATTAA
- the nspC gene encoding carboxynorspermidine decarboxylase translates to MKDIDISKLPSPCYLVDERLLKKNLEVLDYVQKETGANIILATKSFSMYSTFPLIGKYLKGVTSSSLHEARLGYEEMGKEVHIFSPAYRDDEFDDIMKYSDHIVFNSFSQFKKYRDKIKNFTGKKIECGIRINPEYSEIETDIYNPCFKNSRMGVTLDNFEEDELEGIDGLHFHTMCEQNSDTLARTIKVVDEKFGKYIKKMKWINFGGGHHITREDYDIETLIKSINFIKDKYGVKVYLEPGEAIALNAGFLVSTVLDTMKNGMDIAILDTSAECHMPDVLAMPYRPNIIGAGKPNEFEFTYRFGGPTCLAGDIIGDYSFKEPLKPGDKLVFCDMAIYSMVKNNTFNGVNLPAIVKYSEEKGIEIIKQFGYEDFKSRL, encoded by the coding sequence ATGAAAGATATAGATATAAGTAAATTACCATCACCATGTTATTTGGTTGATGAAAGACTTCTTAAGAAGAATTTAGAAGTTTTAGATTATGTTCAAAAGGAAACAGGAGCTAATATTATTCTTGCAACAAAATCATTCTCAATGTATTCAACATTCCCGTTGATTGGAAAGTACTTAAAGGGAGTTACTTCAAGTTCTTTACATGAAGCTAGACTTGGATATGAAGAAATGGGGAAGGAAGTACATATTTTTTCGCCTGCATATAGAGATGATGAGTTTGATGATATAATGAAATATAGTGATCATATTGTATTTAATTCATTCAGTCAATTCAAAAAATATAGAGATAAAATTAAAAATTTTACTGGAAAGAAAATTGAATGCGGTATTCGTATTAACCCAGAATATTCTGAAATAGAAACAGATATATATAATCCATGTTTTAAAAATTCAAGAATGGGAGTTACTTTAGATAATTTTGAAGAAGATGAGCTTGAAGGTATAGATGGTTTACATTTCCATACAATGTGTGAACAAAACTCTGATACACTTGCGCGTACAATAAAAGTGGTAGATGAAAAGTTTGGAAAGTACATAAAAAAAATGAAATGGATTAACTTCGGTGGTGGTCATCATATTACTAGAGAAGATTATGATATAGAAACACTAATTAAATCTATTAATTTCATTAAAGATAAGTATGGAGTAAAAGTATATCTTGAACCAGGTGAAGCTATCGCTTTAAATGCAGGATTTCTTGTGTCAACAGTTTTAGATACAATGAAAAATGGAATGGATATAGCAATACTAGATACATCAGCAGAATGTCATATGCCAGATGTACTTGCAATGCCATATAGACCTAATATAATAGGTGCTGGAAAGCCAAATGAATTTGAATTTACTTATAGATTTGGAGGACCAACTTGCCTTGCTGGTGATATTATAGGTGATTATTCATTTAAAGAACCTTTAAAGCCAGGGGACAAATTAGTATTCTGTGATATGGCTATTTATTCAATGGTTAAAAACAATACTTTCAATGGAGTGAATCTTCCTGCTATTGTAAAGTATAGTGAAGAAAAAGGAATTGAAATAATAAAACAATTTGGATATGAAGATTTTAAATCTAGATTATAA